GCGGCGGAAGTGGTGCGCCAGTTCCCGGAAGTGGAGGCTCTGGGGGTCAACTGCACCAAACCGGAATACATCGGGAGCCTGATCGGGGAACTGAAGGCGGCTTCCCACCGGCCTGTTTTCGTGTATCCCAACAGCGGGGAAGAATACGATCCGGTGACCAAGACCTGGCATGGGGTGGGCACGGACCGGAAATTCGGAGACTATGCCCTGGAATACATGGAGGCCGGAGCCGTGGCCGTTGGCGGCTGCTGCACCACGGTGGCCGAGCATATCCGGCAGGTGGTCCAGGCCCGGGAACGGTTCCTGGGAGAAACCCATGAGCGGTAACAGGCAGGGGGACAAGACGGGCCAGGGGACCATCACCACCTTCACCGGCCTGGAGTTCGACCCGCTGGACCCGAGGCCGGAGACCCTCCGCATCCAGGACATCGCCCATGCCCTGAGTCTTTTGTGCCGGGGCAATGGGCACTGCCGGACGTTTTATTCCGTGGGCCAGCACTGTATCGCCGCGGCCCGGGAAGCCCTGGCCCGGGGCTGCGGCAACAGGGTGGCTCTGGGAGCCCTGCTCCACGATGCCACGGAATGCTACCTGTCCGATGTACCCCATCCCTACAAAGCGGCTATGCCCCGGTATCGGGAACTGGAAGAGCAGCTGCTGACGGCCATCTTCCGGAAGTTCCTGGGCGGGCCCCTGCCGGCTCAGGATGAAAAGGCCATCCGGCAGATCGACCGGGCGCTGATGTACAGCGACCTGCACCACCTGATGGACCATCCGGAGAACAGAGAGATGGAGGGGACGCTGCTGCGGAAAGTGGACTACAGGGTGCGGCCCTTCCAGGAGGTGGAAGCAGAGTATCTGCAGCTGTACGGGATCCTGAAGCAGTGAAGGACGACGCCCTTTCTTTTTGAAGGATATTTTCTTATCCGATCTTCACCTTGTGGATCCACCGCATCGAGCGGTACTCGTAATGGCTGATCAGCCAGTTGGCACTCCAGCCCACCGGTTCGGCCATCCAGACCATCTGAATGCCGTAGAGGGGGGCCAGGGTGAGGGAAATCAGGATCCGCAGGCCCAGGTTGGTCAGATTGGCGATGGTGAACAGCTTCATATCCCCGGCACCCCGCAGCACGCCGTCCACGGCCATCTTGAAGCCGATGATGCTGATGAAGAAGCCCACGAATTTCAGGAACGAGGTACCGGTTTCCAGGGCCACGGCCGAAGCCCTGTCACCCAGGAAGAACCGGATGATGGGCTCGTTGCAGGTTTCCAGCACCACCAGGATGATTACCGCATACAGCACCACCAGTTTGTTGGAGGCATGGTAACCGGCAAGAACCCGGTCCACTTTTCGGGCGCCCAGGTTCTGGCCTGTGTAGGGACTCATGGCATTGCCGATGGCGTTCATGGGCACGGTGCATACGTACTGGATCCGCAGGGCGGAGGAATAGCCGGCCAGGGCTGCGGCCCCGAAACTGTTGACCACTCCCTGTACCAGCATCATGCCGATGGACACAATGGACTGCTGCAGAATGGAAGGCAGGGCGATGGCCGTCATTTTGCCCAGCTGGGTTTGGCTGAAATACCCGGGAGCCCTGCCCAGCTCACGGATCAGGTGCATGAACACCCCGTAGGACAGCACCGCCGAAAGCCCCTGGCTGATCAGGGTGGCCCAGGCGGCCCCGGCCACACCCCAGCCCAGGTTCCGGACCATGTAGATGTCCAGGAACACGTTGAGCAGGGAGGAGAAAATCAGGAAATACAGGGGATACCGGGATTTGCCCAGGGCATTGAAAGTGGCGGAAAGGATGTTGTACATAAAAAGGAAGGGCAGGCCCAGGAAGTAGATCCGCAGGTAGGCCTCGGCCATGCCCAGACTGTCCGCCGGGGTCTTCAGCCAGGTCATGATCTGGCTGCTGGCGGCATAGCCGAAAATCCCCAGCAGGGTGCTGAGCCCCAGGAAGGTCAGGAAGGCGGTGTAGATGGCCTGCTTCATGGGGCCGTACTCATGGGCACCGAAATACCGGCTGACGATCACCGAAGCCCCTACGCCGCCTCCGATGGCAATGCTGATGAAAACCGTGGTGAGGGCATAGGAGGCCCCCACGGCGGCCAGGGCTGTTTCGCCCACGTAACGGCCTACAATGGCCGAATCTACGGTATTGTACAATTGCTGGAAGAAATTGCCCAGGATCATGGGCAGGGAAAACAGGAACAGGGCCTTCATAGGCGGGTCGGTCACAAGATAATCCCGATTCATGGTATCACTCCAATTCTGCTGCCGGGCAGCGATGATGACTTCGTTTCCAGTTTACAGAAAAACCTCCGGTTTTTCAATACGCAGGTCTCTTTGGAAAGGAGCACTTATCAGAATATTACCTTTTTTAAATTGGGAAAAGTTCGTATATGGAACGGCCGAAAAACGTGCTATAATAGAAACTATGAAAAGGGGTGCCGTGCACCAACCTTTTACTATTTGGGTAGGAGTGATATTAAATGGCATTTATGGACGAACTGAAGGCTCGTGTTAAACCTGCACAAAAGAGAATTGTGCTGCCGGAAAACGACAGTGACAGAGCGCTGAAGGCTGCTGCTATCGTTACCAAAGAAGGTTTTGCTAAAATCGTGCTGGTAGGGGATCCTGCTAAACTGCAAAAGGATGCAGATCGTCTGGGCATCAGCTTTGACGGTGTACAAATCGTCAACCCTGCAACCTATGAAAAAATGGACGAACTGTGCGCTTACTTTGCAGAACGGAGAAAGAAAAAGGGCATGACCGTGGAAAAAGCACGGGAAATCATGCTGAACGATACCACGTTCTTCGGCGCCGGCCTGCTGGCCATGGGCGATGCTGACGGTGTGGTTTCCGGTTCTACCCGGACTTCTGCTGATACCATCAAAGCAGGTCTGCAGGTTGTGGGCGTAAAACCCGGCAACAAGACCGTATGCAGCGGCTTCATCATCCTGAGCGACAAGAAGAACCTGGGCGACAACGGCAAACTGGTCTTCGGTGACTGCGGCGTTATCATCGAACCGACGGCTGAACAGCTGGCTGATATCGCAGTAAGCTGCGCTGACCGTGCCCGCAACACCCTGGATATCAAAGAACCGAAAGTGGCTCTGCTGTGCTACTCCACCAAAGGCTCCGGCTCCGGTGAAGAAGTCGACAAAGTGAAGGAAGCTGTTGAAATCCTGAAGTCCCGCAATGTGGATTTCGAATTCGACGGCGAACTGCAGGCTGATGCTGCCCTGGTTCCTGAAGTGGGCGAACGCAAGGCTCCTGGCTCCAAAGTGGCCGGCCATGCCAACGTACTGATTTTCCCGAACCTGTGTGCTGCCAACATCGGCTACAAACTGGTTGAACGGTTCAGCGGTGCTACCTGCCTTGGGCCTCTGGTTCAGGGTCTGGCCAAACCGGTCCTGGATCTGAGCCGTGGCTGCTCCACCCAGGATGTGGTGGATGTATGCGCTGTTTGCGCCTGCGATGCCATCGCTGCAGAAGACAACAAATAATTGGTGCACAAAAAAAGGAGGGTGTGAAAAAATCACACCCTCCTTTTTCAGTGGCTGGAAGCAGTAGAGACTGCTGGATGGATCTGCATACAAAGAAAGACGCTGTGAAGAAATGAGGATTCTGAGCTGACCCCCAATTGTTAGACCAAAAATCTAACAATTGGGGGTTAGTTTTTTTATGGCAAGACACAGCTATGAATTTAAGAAAAAAATAGTACTGGAATACTTGAACAGTGACAAAGGGTGTATTTCTATTTCACGTAAATATGGGATGGCAAGTAGCAGCCAGCTGCTAAAGTGGGCTGCTGCTTACAAGGCATTTGGAGATAATGGTCTGAAGAGATCTCGCTCTCAAAAAATATACTCTTTCAAAGAAAAACTTTCTGTGGTAGAGTCTTACTTAACAAATGAAATCTCATATCAGGAATTGGCAATTCGTGTAGGAATCAACAATCCGTCATTGATTTCCAGATGGGTCAATGAATTTAAAATTGCGGGGCCGGATGCGTTACGGTCACATAAAAAAGGTAGGAAAAAGACTTTGAGCCAATCAAAACCCAAAAAAACAGATACCCAGGTTCAACAACCGATGGTCAACATCAGTGTGGAACATGTCCAGGAGTTAGAGAATGAAAACCTTAAACTCCGAATAGAGAATGCTTTTTTAAAAGAACTGAGGAGACTGCGTTTAGAGGACGAAGCAAAAATGAGAGAGTTGCGAAAATCATCTCCAGTCTCCGAGGATCATTCAAGTTGAAAGACATTCTCTCCTATACGCAAATGCCCAAAGCAACCTATATGTACTGGCAGAAACGGTTTGACCGCGAGAATCCAGACCAGGAAGTAGAGGAGAAAATACAGGAAATCCGCAGCCAGCATAAAGATTATGGATACCGTCGCATGACCGGTGAGCTAAAGAACCAAGGGATTTGCGTGAACAAGAAGAAAGTTCAACGTATCATGCAGAAACTGAGCCTTCAGGTAACATCTTTTACCCGGAAGAGCCGTAAATACAGCTCCTATAAGGGTAAGGTAGGAACCATTGCTCCAAATAGGATACATCGTCGTTTTGAGACGAATATCCCTCACCAGAAGATTACGACCGACACTTCAGAATTCAAATACTATGAAGCAGATTCACAGGGACATTTGACTCTGCGCAAGCTTTATCTGGATCCTTTCCTGGACATGTTCAATAATGAAATCATCAGCTATGGAATAGCCAAATATCCTTCGGCTAACAGCATACTGGAAGCTCAAGCCAAAGCAATCAAAATTACTGCTGATTGTCCGTATCGAAGAACATTTCACTCCGATCAGGGCTGGGCATACCAAATGAAATTCTATACCAAAAGACTAAAAAACGAACGAATTTTTCAGAGCATGTCTCGAAAAGGCAACTGTCATGATAACGCTGTAATGGAAAACTTCTTCGGCTTACTGAAGCAGGAAATATATTACGGAGTGACCTACTACAGCTACAAAGAATTAAAAGGCGCTATCGAACGATACATCAAATACTATAACGAGCAAAGAATCAAGGAAAAACTGGGCTGGAAAAGTCCTGTTCAATACAGGCTTTCCTTGCAGGCAGCATAAAAAAGTAACGAGACGGTAAAAACCATCTCGTTACTAAGGTCTAACTTTTTGGGGTCACATCATTCATTTCTTCACAGCGCCTTTTTTCTATGTATGCACTGCCATGCACAGCCGCCCCAGACAATAACAGCCCAACGCCGGAGGGGTCGATCGCCCTGATCGACCCCTCCGGCGTTGGGCAACAATCAACAGACGGTGCATACGGGCGCAGCGATGCGGCGCCCCTACGGCAACAGGGGATGCTCCCGGCAAAAGCGAATGAAAGCCCGTACGGCCCGGGGTGTATATTCTTCCTGGGGCAGCAGCAGAAAAAATTCCCGGTCTGTGACGGGAAGGTCGATTTTGTAAAAAACCAGCTTCCTGTCATGGGGATCCACCAACCGGTCACAAATGAAAGCCGAAGCATAACCGGCTTTGGCCAGATGGTAGACCGTGGCCAGCTGGGAAACCTGAGTCTTGATCCGGGGCGTGCAGCTGGCTGCCCTGAAGATTTCAGCCACCCGGTCATGGAGATTGTTCCCCGGGCGGAGAACGATATAGTCAAGAAATGAGAGGGCTGCAAGGGGCAGGCTCGGGCAGGCGCTTTCCAGATGCCTTCCGGCTGCAACCTGGGCCGCTGAAAGCTGCCATGGCCCATACTGTTCATGAAAGGCACTGTCAGCCGGGACAGCCAGGAGAATGGTGTCGTGAAAAATGCTGTAGTGCTTGAAAGCCGGTATGAATTCCGGATTGCAGCTGAAGGTCAGATCCAGTTCCCGTTCTTTGAGCAGAGAAGCCAGATGGGCGGAGCTGCTTTCCAGCAAATCGATCTGGATGCCGGGATAGGCTGCACTGAACCGGGTCAGCAGGGGGGGCAGGATATGGGCGTTGAGGTAGTGAGAGCCCCCGATCCGAAGATTTCCGGTGACCAGGTCGGCCAGATCTTTTAACTGCTGGTCCACCGTTTCTTCCACCTTTTTGATTTCGCGCAGTCCGCGTACATAGACAGCACCTGCTTCCGTCAACTGGAGCGGGTGCTTTTTCCGGTTGAAGAGGGGCATACCCAGCCGTGTCTCTACCTTACGGATGGCAATGCTGAGCGCAGGCTGGGTCATATGCAGGGCCTCTGCAGCTTTGGAAAAACTGCCGCAGCGGGTAATCGTCAGGATATATTCTTTCTCCAATTCCACGGGGAATCTCCCTCCTTCAGGTTGGTCCATATAGTATAAAACATATTTATAGATATGTAAATAACATATAATTGCTTTTATGTACAGAAAATTCTATTATAATGCCATAAAGATTCCAATCGGGAGGGAATGAAATGAAAGTCAATGCGCTGTTGATGGATGAAAGGGACAACGTGGTGACCTGTGTGGAAGAAATCCCGGCAGGTGCCACGGTGACGTATCAGGATGGGGACCGGGTGTGTACGGTTCGGGCAGAAGAGACCATCCCGTACTGTCATAAAATCGCGCTTCAGGATCTTGGGGCCGGTGATGATGTAATGAAATATGGGGAAAGCCTGGGAAAACTCATTTCTCCGGTTGCCAAAGGCCACTGGGTCAACGATAACAATTTAAAAAGTGTGCCGCGGGATTATGATGCAGAACTGGTGGGAGACCAGTGGAAAACCACGGCGAAGCAGTCCACGGGGGATCCGTCTCTGACGGAAATGTCCTTCTGGGGATACCGGAGAGCCGAAGGCCGTCCGGGCATCCGCAACCATGTGCTGATCCTGCCCACCTGCGCCTGCGGAAGCGAAAGCTGCCGTGTGGTGGCCAGCCAGGTACGGGGCGCCGTCAACATCATCTTCAATACGGGCTGCAGCGATGTGGCTGCCAATACGGAAATGAGCCAGAAAGTCCTGACCGGGTTTGCCACCAATCCCAATGTATATGGCGTCGTCATCATCGGCCTGGGCTGTGAAACGGTGGGCCATGCCCAGCTGGCGGAGAAAATCCGGAAAATGACCAGCAAGCCTGTGGTTGACTTCGGGATCCAGGACGAGGGCGGTACCCTCAAGACCATTGAAAAGGCTGTACGGGCAGCCAGGGATATGGCCCAGGAGGCTGGACGGCAGCAAAAGGAACTCTTCCCCATGAGCGAATTCTTCCTGGGGATCGAATGTGGCGGCAGCGATGCCACCAGCGGTATCGCCAGCAATCCGGCTGTAGGGGAAGCCAGTGACATCCTGGTGGACCTGGGAGCCACCAGCATGATGAGCGAATCCATCGAATGGATCGGTGGGGAACACATCCTGGCCAAACGGGCCGCTACGCCTGCTATCCACAACCAGATCATCGAGGTGTGCCGGGCTTACGAGAAACATCTGGCTGGAGCCGGACAGGACTGCCGGGCCGGGCAGCCCACCCCGGGGAACAAAGCAGGTGGTTTGTCCACCCTGGATGAGAAGAGCCTGGGCTGCATCCGCAAGGGGGGAACCCGTCCCATCCGGGAAGTCCTGGAACAGGCGAAGAAACCGACGCAAACGGGAGCGCTGGTGATGGACACGGCAGGATACGATATTTCTTCTGTGACCAGTATGGTGGCTGCCGGCTGCCAGGCGGTGATCTTCACCACCGGGCGGGGGACGCCCACCGGCAATGCCATTGCACCGGTGATCAAGGTGACTGCCAATGGACGGACCTATAAAAATATGGAAGACAATATGGATGTAGACCTGAGTACCATCGTCCGGGGTGAAAAGACCTACAAGCAGATGGGCCGGGAACTGGTTGACGAAATCCATGAAGTGGCCAACGGAAAACTGACCAAGGCAGAAGCCTATGGATTCTCCGATATTGCCGTAGACCATGTATGCCGGTTTGTGTAATCAGGAAGAAAGAAGGCAATCAAAATGGGATTTATTTTTAAACCTTGGAATCGCTTGAGCCTGTTCACCCGGATTATGATCGGGTTTGTACTGGGTATCCTGGTGGGGCTGGTATTCGGCCCCCAGGCTGCCGTCCTGAATCCGCTGGGGACCATCCTGACCCGGCTCCTGACCATGGTGGTGGCACCTATGGTGCTGTGCCTTCTGGTGGTGGCTGCGGCTGATGTGGGGGATGGAAAGAAACTGGGCCGTATGGGTGTGAAGACGGTGGCGTCCTTTCTGATTTCCACGGCCTTTGCCATTGTGGTGGGACTGTTCTTCGCCAACCTGTTCCATGTGGGGACCGGGGTGGACCTTTCCGGGACTGTACCCGCTGTCAAGAAAAGTACCCAGGATGTATCGCTCATCGGAACGCTGGTCAATATCATTCCCTCCAATCCTTTTCAGTCTCTGGCCCAGCAGAATCTGCTGCAGATCATTTTCTTTGCGCTGATCCTGGGCTTCTGCCTGATGAAAATGGGGAGCAAAGGCGAGCCTCTCCTGAATATTTTCAGGGTCGGCAAGGAAGTGATGGGTGACCTGACCAATCGGGTCCTGGAATTCACTCCCTATGGCGTGTTCGGGCTGATGGCCACCGTGGTGGGAAAGAATGGTTCTGCCATCATGATCCCGTATCTGAAATGCATTGCAGCCTTGTATCTGTCCGGTTTCCTCTATGTGATCATCATACAGGCCGGGGTCATGGGCGGTCTGATCGGACACATTTCGCCCCTGCGCTTCCTGCGGACCATGAAAGAAGCCATGGCCTTTGTCTTTGCCACCTGTTCTTCTGTAGCGACCATCCCTATCAACCTGAAATGCACCAAGAACCTGGGGGTGGACGAGGATACGGCCAACTTCATCATTCCCTTTGGCGCCGTCATGAACATGAATGGTACGGCCATTTACGAAGCGGTTGCCGTGGTCTTCACTGCTGAGATCTTCGGCATCCATCTGAGTGCCACGGATCAGCTGATGGTCATGGTTTCCGCGACCCTGGCCGCCATCGGGACTGCCGGGATCCCCGGCTCCGGCCTGGTGATGCTGACCATCGTCCTCAGTGCAGCCCATCTGCCCATGGAAGCCATCGGACTTCTGGCCGGGATCGACCGGATCCTGAACATGGGCCGGGTCATCCCCAACATCGTAGGCGATGCTGCTTCTGCGGTTGTCATTGCCAAGAGTGAAGGAACGTTGAAGAAAGTGTAACGACGGACTGGTTCTCCCAAAACCAAAAATACGTGTGGATGAACCACAGTGGAATGCCCCCCAGTTGTTGGACCTGGAATCTGACAACTGAGGGGCGTTTTGCCTTGCACCTTTTTTCGTTCAACGATATAATAGTAAAATATACATTTTATTCACAATCCTGTTTGTAAAGGAGTTTGTCCATGTCCCGTGCAGCCTTTTCGGAGTCCCATCCCGACTCCTTTATCCATCATCACCTGAATTACTTTCTGCCCACGGTATACACCATCACCGACTGGCTGATGATCCTTCTGGCAGAAGTGCTTTCGTACCACCTGCGCTGCTTCGTTACCGGCAATACCCATCTGCACATTGCCTGGCTGAACGCCTGGGTGGCCTTTCCGCTGCTGTTTCTCCTGTTCTTCCGCCAGGCGGGCATCTACACCCGGCGGATGGGGTACTGGAAGCTGATGGAATGCATCTGCTGGGGCTGCACCTATGCCACGGGTGCCATTGTGGTGTTCGTGTACATGTCCCATATCGCCACCAGCACGTCCCGGCTGTTCATCGGGTTCCTGTGGCTGTTTGCCTTCCTGCTGGTGACCCTGTCCCGGTATTTTATCGCCCATCTGCTGAACTGGGCCGGGGTGGGGAGCATCCCCCTGCTGCTGGTGGGAGCCGGCAAGACAGCCCGCCTGATCCTGCAGGGGATCCAAGATGACGTGGGCCTGAACTACAACGTGATCGGGTACGTGGATGACGCCGGGCCTCAGCCGGAGAATGTGGGAGACCTGTCCTATCTGGGCACTTTCGACCAGGTGACGGATGTAATCGGAAAGACCGGTGTACAGGATGTGTGCATTGCCGCACCGGGCCTGACCCCGGACAAACTCAACAGCCTGATGCATGGGATCCAGCCCCATGTACGGAACCTGGGCTTTGTGCCAGACCTGATCGGTCTTCCTGTCAATGGAGTGGAAGTGGATTCCCTGTTCAATGAGCGGATGATCCTTATGAGCCTGAAGAACAACCTGGCCCGTCCCTACAACCGGATGTGCAAGCGCCTGTTCGACCTGGTGCTGACCCTGGTGGGGGTGGTGCTGCTGAGCCCGGTGTTCCTGGTGCTGGCCATTCTGATCAAGCTGGATTCCCGGGGGCCGGTGATCTTCGCCCACCAGCGCATCGGCAAGGATGGCAAACTGTTCCCCTGCCTGAAGTTCCGCACCATGTGCGTGGATGCGGACCGGAAACTGAAGGAATACCTGGCCGCCAATCCGGAGGCCCGGAAGGAATGGGAAGCGGAGTTCAAACTGAAGGACGATCCCCGGGTGACCCGGGTGGGGAAGGTGCTGCGGCGCACCAGCCTGGACGAACTGCCCCAGCTGTTCAACGTGCTGAGCGGCCAGATGAGCCTGGTGGGGCCCCGGCCCATCGTCACGGCGGAGATCCCCAAATACGGGCCCTATATCAAGGACTTTTACATGGTGCGTCCGGGCATCACAGGCATGTGGCAGGTGAACGGCCGCAGCGATACCACCTACGAGGAACGGGTGCAGATGGATTCCTGGTATGTGCGTAACTGGGGCGTCTGGCTGGATATCATGCTGCTGTGGCGGACCTTCGGGGTGGTGCTGAGCCATAAGGGGGCCTATTAAGGCTCCTTGACAAGGCCACCGGGGGTAGGATATACTTAACCTGTTGACTACATGGAGGAATGGCCGAGTGGTTTAAGGCACCAGTCTTGAAAACTGGCGATCCCGCAAGGGGCCGGGGGTTCGAATCCCTCTTCCTCCGCCAACAATTGGAGCTGTCGCGCTGCGACAGCTCTTTTTAGTCACTGGTCTCTAGTCACTAGTCTGCAGCCGATGGAAGCCAGCTTACGCTGGCTGAAATAAAACTCTCCGGGCTTTTTTTGTAAAACGTTGTAATTACAACTGAATGCCGGAATTTCTTGTGCTATAGTTCTAATCAATGAAGAAGAAATGGTTCGGCAGCGGCTTACAGCTGCTTACAAGCGGAAAGGACGATGTGTGATGGCAATTTATACGTTGGGTATCGATGTGGGTTCTACGGCTTCCAAATGCGTGATTCTGAAGGATGGCAGGGATATCGTGGCCAAGTCCCTGGTTCCGGTGGGTACCGGTACCACCGGTCCGGCCCGTTCCATTGAAGAAGTGCTGAAGAATGCCGGCATGAAACGGGAAGATATGGACTTCACCCTGGCTACGGGTTATGGGCGGAACTCTCTGGAGGGCATCGCCGACAAGCAGATGAGCGAACTGAGCTGCCATGCCATGGGCGCCAGCTTCATCTGGCCCAACGTGCATACGGTCATCGACATCGGCGGTCAGGATGTGAAGGTCATCCATGTGGAAAACGGCACCATGACCAACTTCCAGATGAACGACAAATGTGCGGCTGGCACCGGCCGGTTCCTGGACGTCATGGCCGGGATCCTGGAAGTGAAGGTGGGGGACCTGGCGGCCCTGGGTGCCAGAGCGAAGGAAAAGATTTCCATCAGCTCCACCTGCACCGTGTTCGCCGAAAGTGAAGTCATCAGCCAGCTGTCCAAGGGGGCAACCAAGGAAGACATCATCGACGGGGTCCACCGTTCCGTGGCCAGCCGTGTGGTGGGCCTGGCCCAGCGGGTGGGCGTGAAAGGCGATGTGGTGATGACCGGCGGCGTAGCCCAGAACTACGGGGTACGGGAAGCCCTGGAACAGGGCCTGGGCGTGGAAATCCAGACCAGCCCTCTGGCCCAGTACAATGGGGCCCTGGGTGCCGCCCTGTACGCTTACAAACAGGCCTTGAAGAAAATCGCATAAAAAAGGAGGGTGTGGATCCATCCACACCCGGCCGGAGATAAAAAAAGGCGCTGTGAAAAAATCGTCCACAGCGCCTTTATTTCGCTAGCGTCAGCTGGCTTCCATCGGCTAGAGACTAGTGACGGGGTGTGAAAAAGCATTTTTTCACACCCCGTTTTTATGCTTACTTGCTGAACTTTTTGCCTGTCAGCAATTCGTAGGCTTCCTTGTATTTGGCAATGGTCTTGTCGATGACATCCTGGGGCAGCAGGTAGTCGCTGTCCGGGTTGGCCTTCAGCCAGTCACGGACGAACTGCTTGTCGTAGGAAGGCTGGCTCTTGCCGGCTTCGTAGCCCTTCAGCGGCCAGAACCGGGAGCTGTCCGGGGTCAGCATTTCGTCGCCCAGGACCACGTTGCCCTTTTCGTCCAGGCCGAATTCGAATTTGGTGTCGGCGATGATGATGCCCCGATTGTACGCATAGTCGGCACATTTTTTGTACAGGTCGATGGTGGCATCTTTGATGGCCTTGGTGTATTCAGCGCCTTTGCCCGGGAATCTCTTTTCCAGGTAGGTCACGCACTGTTCTTCGGTGATGTTTTCATCGTGATCGCCCAGTTCTGCCTTGGTGCTGGGGGTGAACAGCGGTTCAGGCAGCTTCTGGCATTCTTTCAGGCCTTCGGGCATCTTGATGCCGCAGACGGTACCGTTTTCTTTGTAGGATTCCCAGCCGCTGCCGGTGATGTAGCCACGGACGATGCATTCTACGGGAATCATGTTCAGCTTGCGGCATTTCATGCTCTTGCCGGCGAATTCCGGGGTACGGAAGAATTCGGGCATATCCGCCGGATCCACACTGATCATGTGGTTGGGGATGATGTCCTTCGTCAGGTCGAACCAGAATTTGGACATTTGGGTCAGGACGGCACCCTTGTCCGTAATGGTGTTCTTCAGAATGTGGTCGAACGCGGAGATCCGGTCGGAAGCCACCATGATCAGGCTGTCGCCCAGATCGTAAATTTCACGTACTTTCCCAGATTTAACGGGTTTGTATTCCTGCATGATCCATCCTCCTTGAAAATAGACAAACAAAATTCCATATCCCTATCATATCACAGGAATGGTTTTTAGTCGAATGATTTTATAGGAAAAGTTTTTAATGTTTGTTTCAAATGATACAGGGGAAAATCGGGAAATGGCCGTTGGAAACTCAGTCTATTTCCCGACAGGGAAGAAACATCCACCGACAGCGGAATTTTGTAAAAAAACCGTGGAATGTTCAGTGTCCGTTGAAGAGAAGCGGTTTTTATCGTATAATAGATTGTAAACTCCCGTACAACTACAATTTTGGAGTCTCTCAAAAACAGAAAGGATGTTTTCTATGCGTATCGTTATGACTATCGTTGGTGTGGATAAAGTGGGTATCATTGCAAAAGCCAGCACCCTGCTGGCAGACAACAATGTCAATATCCTGAATATCAATCAGAATATCGACAACGGCTTCT
This region of Acidaminococcus timonensis genomic DNA includes:
- a CDS encoding MATE family efflux transporter — protein: MNRDYLVTDPPMKALFLFSLPMILGNFFQQLYNTVDSAIVGRYVGETALAAVGASYALTTVFISIAIGGGVGASVIVSRYFGAHEYGPMKQAIYTAFLTFLGLSTLLGIFGYAASSQIMTWLKTPADSLGMAEAYLRIYFLGLPFLFMYNILSATFNALGKSRYPLYFLIFSSLLNVFLDIYMVRNLGWGVAGAAWATLISQGLSAVLSYGVFMHLIRELGRAPGYFSQTQLGKMTAIALPSILQQSIVSIGMMLVQGVVNSFGAAALAGYSSALRIQYVCTVPMNAIGNAMSPYTGQNLGARKVDRVLAGYHASNKLVVLYAVIILVVLETCNEPIIRFFLGDRASAVALETGTSFLKFVGFFISIIGFKMAVDGVLRGAGDMKLFTIANLTNLGLRILISLTLAPLYGIQMVWMAEPVGWSANWLISHYEYRSMRWIHKVKIG
- the pta gene encoding phosphate acetyltransferase, which translates into the protein MAFMDELKARVKPAQKRIVLPENDSDRALKAAAIVTKEGFAKIVLVGDPAKLQKDADRLGISFDGVQIVNPATYEKMDELCAYFAERRKKKGMTVEKAREIMLNDTTFFGAGLLAMGDADGVVSGSTRTSADTIKAGLQVVGVKPGNKTVCSGFIILSDKKNLGDNGKLVFGDCGVIIEPTAEQLADIAVSCADRARNTLDIKEPKVALLCYSTKGSGSGEEVDKVKEAVEILKSRNVDFEFDGELQADAALVPEVGERKAPGSKVAGHANVLIFPNLCAANIGYKLVERFSGATCLGPLVQGLAKPVLDLSRGCSTQDVVDVCAVCACDAIAAEDNK
- a CDS encoding helix-turn-helix domain-containing protein: MARHSYEFKKKIVLEYLNSDKGCISISRKYGMASSSQLLKWAAAYKAFGDNGLKRSRSQKIYSFKEKLSVVESYLTNEISYQELAIRVGINNPSLISRWVNEFKIAGPDALRSHKKGRKKTLSQSKPKKTDTQVQQPMVNISVEHVQELENENLKLRIENAFLKELRRLRLEDEAKMRELRKSSPVSEDHSS
- a CDS encoding IS3 family transposase, with the translated sequence MSSLRGSFKLKDILSYTQMPKATYMYWQKRFDRENPDQEVEEKIQEIRSQHKDYGYRRMTGELKNQGICVNKKKVQRIMQKLSLQVTSFTRKSRKYSSYKGKVGTIAPNRIHRRFETNIPHQKITTDTSEFKYYEADSQGHLTLRKLYLDPFLDMFNNEIISYGIAKYPSANSILEAQAKAIKITADCPYRRTFHSDQGWAYQMKFYTKRLKNERIFQSMSRKGNCHDNAVMENFFGLLKQEIYYGVTYYSYKELKGAIERYIKYYNEQRIKEKLGWKSPVQYRLSLQAA
- a CDS encoding LysR family transcriptional regulator, whose product is MELEKEYILTITRCGSFSKAAEALHMTQPALSIAIRKVETRLGMPLFNRKKHPLQLTEAGAVYVRGLREIKKVEETVDQQLKDLADLVTGNLRIGGSHYLNAHILPPLLTRFSAAYPGIQIDLLESSSAHLASLLKERELDLTFSCNPEFIPAFKHYSIFHDTILLAVPADSAFHEQYGPWQLSAAQVAAGRHLESACPSLPLAALSFLDYIVLRPGNNLHDRVAEIFRAASCTPRIKTQVSQLATVYHLAKAGYASAFICDRLVDPHDRKLVFYKIDLPVTDREFFLLLPQEEYTPRAVRAFIRFCREHPLLP
- a CDS encoding UxaA family hydrolase — translated: MSFWGYRRAEGRPGIRNHVLILPTCACGSESCRVVASQVRGAVNIIFNTGCSDVAANTEMSQKVLTGFATNPNVYGVVIIGLGCETVGHAQLAEKIRKMTSKPVVDFGIQDEGGTLKTIEKAVRAARDMAQEAGRQQKELFPMSEFFLGIECGGSDATSGIASNPAVGEASDILVDLGATSMMSESIEWIGGEHILAKRAATPAIHNQIIEVCRAYEKHLAGAGQDCRAGQPTPGNKAGGLSTLDEKSLGCIRKGGTRPIREVLEQAKKPTQTGALVMDTAGYDISSVTSMVAAGCQAVIFTTGRGTPTGNAIAPVIKVTANGRTYKNMEDNMDVDLSTIVRGEKTYKQMGRELVDEIHEVANGKLTKAEAYGFSDIAVDHVCRFV